One Candidatus Hydrogenedentota bacterium DNA window includes the following coding sequences:
- a CDS encoding ABC transporter ATP-binding protein: MIVTEGLTKRFGEKSAVQSLDLRIDAGTFYCFLGPNGAGKTTTIKMLTGLLKPTSGRALLGGIDIQQDPVAAKRLLGYVPDSPFLYDKLTGGEFMRFVAGLYQMPEAEFRPRRDRLLELFEVDKVADQLIEDYSHGMRQKLSFAACFLHEPRIVIVDEPWVGLDPKNIRFVKDFLKAKTRNEAVTVFMSTHTLSIAEELADRVGIIHNGRLLHTGTVAEIKALQSRPGTLEDVFLEITQATDEVLGA, translated from the coding sequence ATGATCGTGACCGAAGGATTGACAAAGCGCTTCGGCGAGAAATCCGCCGTGCAGTCTCTGGACCTGCGCATCGACGCAGGCACATTCTATTGTTTCCTGGGTCCAAACGGCGCGGGCAAGACAACCACCATCAAGATGTTGACCGGGCTGCTTAAGCCGACCTCCGGACGGGCCCTGCTCGGAGGTATCGATATTCAACAGGACCCCGTCGCCGCGAAGCGCCTGCTGGGCTACGTGCCCGATTCGCCGTTCCTTTACGACAAGCTGACGGGCGGCGAATTCATGCGTTTTGTTGCCGGGCTGTACCAGATGCCCGAGGCCGAATTTCGTCCGCGCCGCGACCGCTTGCTTGAGTTGTTCGAAGTGGACAAGGTCGCAGACCAGCTTATCGAGGACTACAGCCACGGCATGCGGCAGAAGTTGTCGTTCGCCGCGTGTTTCTTGCACGAACCGCGCATTGTCATCGTCGATGAGCCCTGGGTGGGACTGGACCCGAAGAACATCCGCTTCGTCAAGGATTTCCTGAAGGCAAAAACGCGCAACGAGGCTGTGACCGTGTTCATGTCGACACACACGCTCAGCATCGCGGAAGAACTGGCCGACCGGGTCGGGATCATCCACAACGGGCGGCTGCTGCACACCGGCACCGTTGCCGAGATTAAGGCGCTCCAGAGCCGTCCGGGCACGCTCGAAGACGTCTTCCTCGAGATCACGCAGGCGACGGACGAGGTTCTGGGCGCATGA